The Thermodesulfobacteriota bacterium genome has a window encoding:
- a CDS encoding prohibitin family protein — translation STIAVNFNIIPDKAGWVFQNIGTAYRERVIDPVTQEVVKAVTAKFTAVELITNREKVRSEIKEVLKSRLLDYNIAVVDVSIVNFKFSAQFTQAIENKQTAEQMALKAQRDLDRIKIEAQQKIAAAQAEAEALRLQRQNITPDLVELRRIEAMQEAIRKWNGVMPNVTGGALPFIDARAYGGK, via the coding sequence CTCCACGATCGCAGTGAACTTCAACATCATTCCCGACAAGGCGGGATGGGTCTTCCAGAACATCGGTACGGCCTACAGGGAGCGGGTGATCGACCCGGTGACGCAGGAGGTGGTCAAGGCGGTCACGGCGAAGTTCACGGCCGTCGAGCTGATCACGAACCGCGAGAAGGTCCGCTCGGAGATCAAGGAGGTGCTGAAAAGCCGCCTGCTGGACTACAACATCGCCGTCGTCGACGTCTCCATCGTGAACTTCAAGTTCAGCGCCCAGTTCACCCAGGCCATCGAGAACAAGCAGACCGCGGAGCAGATGGCGCTGAAGGCGCAGCGCGACCTCGACCGGATCAAGATCGAAGCGCAGCAGAAGATCGCCGCGGCGCAGGCGGAGGCGGAGGCGCTGCGGCTGCAGCGGCAGAACATCACCCCGGACCTGGTGGAGCTGCGGCGCATCGAGGCGATGCAGGAGGCGATCCGGAAGTGGAACGGCGTGATGCCCAACGTGACCGGGGGCGCGCTGCCGTTCATCGACGCGAGGGCGTACGGGGGGAAATAA